From the genome of Paracidovorax avenae:
TCCGTGCGCCGCGCCGAAGCCGTGAAGGCCTACCTCGTGTCCAAGGGCATCGAGAAGAACCGCGTGTACACCGAAGGCAAGGGCGAGAAGCAGCCTATCGCCGACAACAAGACCAAGGAAGGCCGCGCGAAGAACCGCCGCGTGGAAATCGAAGTGGTTGGCACCCGCGCCAACTGATTTCGGTCAGTTTCCCTTCCCTGAAAGCCCCGGTCTCCGGGGCTTTTTTTATGCCCGCGGCAATTGCGGGCACAATTTGCCAATGAGCTCCTCCACTGCCAACGTCGATCCGGCCGAACTGGCCAAATTCTCCGAACTGGCCCACCGCTGGTGGGATCTCGAAAGCGAATTCCGGCCCCTGCACGAGATCAATCCGCTGCGGCTGGGCTGGATCGATGGCCTGGCCCCCTTGCAGGGACAGCGGGTGCTGGACGTCGGCTGCGGCGGCGGCATCCTGGCCGATGCCATGGCCCGCAGGGGCGCGACGGTGACGGGCATCGATCTCGCCACCAGGTCGCTGAAGGTGGCCCAGCTCCATGCGCTGGAGGCCGGCACGCCCAATATCCAGTACCGCGAGGTCAGCGTCGAGGCGCTGGCGGAAGAGTCTCCGGCATCGTTCGACACCGTGACCTGCATGGAGATGCTGGAGCACGTCCCCGATCCGGCATCGGTGGTGCAGGCATGCGCCCGGCTGGTCAAGCCTGGCGGGTGGGTGTTTTTCTCGACCATCAACCGCAACGCGAAAGCGTTTCTCCTGGCCATCGTGGGCGCTGAATATGTGCTGGGCATGCTGCCACGTGGAACGCATGAATATGCAAAGCTGATCAAGCCCAGTGAACTGGCCACGGCATGCCGCGCGGCGCGGCTCGATGTCCTGCAGACCCGCGGCATGGAATACAACCCCCTCACGCGCCGCTATGCATTGAGCGGGGATACCAGCGTCAATTACCTCATGGCATGCCGCCGGGCGGAGGCGTGATGGCGGACATGCCTCCCTTCCCCTCGCGTGTGAGCGCGGTGCTGTTCGACCTCGACGGCACCCTGGTGGACAGCGCGCCGGATCTCGCCGCGGCCGCCGACAAGATCCGCACGGACCGTGGCCTGCCCTCCCTGCCCCTGGCAGATTACCGGCCCATGGCGGGCGCGGGTGCGCGCGGAATGCTCGCCGTGGCGCTCGGCATGGCGCCCGACCACCCCGATTTCACGGCTTTGCGGGAAGAGTTCTTCGCCAACTACGAGGCCTGCATCCATGACCGCACGACCGTGTTCGACGGCGTGGAGGCGCTCGTGGAGCGGCTGGCCCGGGCGCGCGTGCCGTGGGGCGTGGTCACCAACAAGGCTGCGCGCTTTTCCGTGCCGCTGACGGAGGCGATCCCCATGTTCCGCACGTCCGGTGCGCTGGTCAGCGGCGACACCACGCCCCATGCCAAGCCCCATCCCGCGCCGCTGCTGGAAGCGGCTGCCCGGCTCGGCGTCGCTCCCGGGGAGTGCATCTACGTGGGCGACGACGAGCGCGACATCCTCGCGGGGAACGCGGCCGGCATGGGCACGGTCGCCGCACTGTACGGCTACCTGGGCAACCACAAGGAGCCGGCGCTCTGGGGAGCGCATTGCTCGATTAAATTTCCCCTGGACCTCTTGCAATGGCTCCCGGCAGCCTAAAATGGAGGGTCTGGGGCTGCCCTGGTTTCGACGTGGGTTCGGAATCGGTGTGGTGCATGTCGAGCTTGAGTGGCGCTCGTAAATCTGCATTCAACAAACCAACTGCAAACGACGAACGTTTCGCACTCGCCGCTTAAACACCGGTGAGCCTTGCAACAGCACGCTGACGGGCTGGGCAAGGGGGCCGCAAGGCCTCCCGGCTGCAAGGTTATTCACGTCAGCTGGCCTCCTGCCGGGTACCTTGGTATGGGGCGAGATCCAAGGGTGCTGGCCTTCCTTGCAGCGTGCGACTGCGCGGCTTGGAAGGTGAGATCCAAAACAGACCGCTAAACATGTAGATCTGCCCGAAGAAGGCTTGCGGACGCGGGTTCAATTCCCGCCAGCTCCACCACACAGGACACCGCCACACACTGGAAGCCCCAGCGTGTGGCGGTTTTTTTATGCCCTGTGGGGTCTGGTGGTGTCCTGAAATTCGCACCGATTTCGCACCGATCTAAGACCCACCTACCACGCGCAACTCCGGCGCCGGCATCTGGTAGTCCTCGCGGATGAACTTGCCGTAGGTGCGGAAGACCATCTGCACGTCCTCGTGTCCGAGCTGGGCGGCCACGTACCAGGGGTTGTGGCCGGCCGTCAGCAACGTGGAGGCATAGGTGTGGCGAACCTGGCAGGGGTTCCAGTAGTCGATCACCAACCTCAGCAGCCAGCGCGAGAGCGACTGCGGATAGCAGTTGGTCAAATATCACTCCGAACTTTCTACTTCCTGACAACTGGGGAGGAAATGTCTATCACTGTGCCAATTTCGATGACAAATAATTTTCCAAAAATGGAACGAATCGAATAGTCTTGTGAAAATAAAGGAGAAGTTATGAAGTTTGGAAAATTGGCAATGGCTGTTGCTTTTGGTGGGGTCGCATTCGTCTCTAGCGCACAAGCTGCTGGCTATTTTGGAGCGCCGAACAAGAGGACTGTGGAGGGGTGGGCATGCAACCCCAGTCTGCCTAATTATCAAGGGTGGTTACACTTTTACCGGGATGACGGGAAAGTCCTTGGCGCAGCCCAAGCCAACATTCAGAGGGAAGAAGCGGTCGGTGCGGCTTGTGGAGACGGAGGTGCGCACGGATTTCAAGGGGCCCTGGACTACCCCTCTGAATATCTCGACAACAAGTGGCATACAGTTCGTGCCTATTTTCTGAATCCAGATGGTTCTAATTTTGAACTTCAAAATTCCGTTGAGGTTCTTTTCGATGGTGGACCGCAGCCCTATGTGTTCACTTACCAAACCACTCCTGCATGCGTGAATCCGAGTCCTTACTTTTCAATACCTGGTTGGTTGTTGTACAGCAGCCCTCAAAGCTTCGAAGCTTGTGGCACTGCATATATTAACCCTTTGACCTTTGTATACGTCGGCGATCCCGCTATTCCAGTAGGAACGGAAACTGAATTTTGCGCCGACAACGTTTCTGTCACCAAGTTGCCGTCTAACTGGCAGGTCATTGGCAACGGAACTAATGGAGTTTGTTTGAAGCACGCCGATTGGTCTCAGCTTCCACCCAATCCTCCAGTCTTCGGAAACTTTACATATTACCAAAGACTGAAAATTCGGAAGGTTCAATAACTTTCGTCATGCAAATGGCGATAGGGCGGCAGTAGTGAAATGGCACGGTGCACGCACCATTGCGCGCCTGTTACTGGGGCGCACTGGCTTGGAGGAATTTGCTGTCAGCCAGACAGTGCTGCAACTGGAATCCACGCTACCCCGCTGGTGTTCGCAGGCTGCGCGGGCGCGCCGCGTATGGAGATCATGGGGTTGCGGGTGCGCGTGCTTGTGGAGTGTCGCAAGCCTGTGCCGGCCCGGCTGGCTATGCTCCCGGAGGTACTAGGCTCCCTGTCCGGGAGTGGCTGACCGATGACCGCGCCGCGGATCGCCCGGCGATCCTCGTCAAGGGGCTACGTGCTGAGCCGGGCCGAGGACAGGTTTTTGCGGGTAGGCGTTGGCATGCGCCGACCAATGCGCCTGGACAGCTTGAACGAGGTTCTTGTAGATATTGGGCTTGATTGATTTTCAGCTGCGTGACGCCTGTTGGATCCAAATTCCTCCTTGGAACATCCCTGGAGGAGCTGCAGAGGTGGAGCCGTCAGCGCGGAAATGCGGGTCTGCCCGGGGGGCTCGACCCCCTGGCCACGGTTACAAAAAATGGAACGAATTGCCGGTGTTTGGCGTTTCGCCGAGGGGCGGAAATTCGCACCGATTTCGCACGGATGACCCAGACTCCGCGTAAATGCGCGGTCGGACGCGGGTTCGGTTCCCGCCAGCTACACCACACAAAGGCACCGCCACACACCGGACATCCCGGCATGTGGCGTTTTTTAACCTTGCAGGATCCGGTGGTGCGCAGGAAATCGCACCGAATTCGCACCGATCCGCGAGGGACTCACCACGCGCAACTCCAGAGCGGGCCTGGGTCCTCGCGGATGGATTTCCCGTAGATGCGAATACCAGCTGCACGTCTTCGTGGCCGGGTGGGGAACGCGTTCGGCGGTGTCGATGTGCAGGCCGGTCTGGAATCGAAGGGAATCAGCCCATCGTCGATGGAGCCGGTGAAGCGCCGCTGGGCGATTTCGCGCGCTGTACTGACAGAGATTGCTGCAACGCGAAAGATATAAAGGATGTCGCCTGCCCGGAGGGCCCGCAATGCGCCAGTTCCCGTGCCCCAGCGAAAGCCGAACGGTTCGAGCGACCTGGACAGACCGGCGCGGAACGGCCACAGGCGAATCACGCAACCACGGGAGAGTCAATGGAAAGATTCAACGGAAAACGCATCCTGATCACGGGGGGGACCAGTGGAATAGGCTTGGCTGGAGCCCGGCGCATCGTGGCGGAAGGAGGCAAGGTCCTCGTGACGGGAATGACTGAAAGCCGCCTGGAATCCGCACGGGCAGTTCTGGGGCCGGGCGCACTGGTGTTCAGGAACGATGCAGCTGAACCCACTGCCAAAGCGATTGCCGACACTGTCTCTTCCGCCGGCCCGCTGGACGGCCTCTGGCTCAATGCAGCCTACGCAAGCCTGAGTGCTCCCGAGGAGATTGACGCCGCAGAATTCGATCGCATGATGGCTACGAATGTGCGAGGGCCCATGCTTCAATTGGCCGCTCTCTCGCCCTATCTTTCGCCGGGTGCCTCGGTCGTGGTCACCTCGTCCAGCTCTACGTACGAGGGGGCGGCGGCAACCGGTCTCTACGCTGCCACCAAGGGAGCCGTCATCGCGATGGCTCGGTCGTGGGCTTCGGCGCTGGCGCCACGGGGTATTCGTGTCAATACGCTGGTGCCAGGTCCAGTCGATACAAATTTCAGAAGCTTCCTCCCGGATGAGGCCCGTGACGGCTTCGAGAAATTCGTCATAGATCAAGTTCCGCTGGGGCGGGCGGGCACGCCAGACGAGGCAGCAGCGGTTGCTCTCTTTCTCCTCTCATCAGAAGCCTCATTTGTGACGGGAAGCCAGTACGCCGTCGATGGCGGGCTTGTAATGCACTAGCCAGGTCCTGGATTCAAGCGGGCGTGCGAATGGCTGAAATACGGTCTGGCCACCGTGTTTTGCCATTTGGCTGCCCCGCAAATTCAGAACCTCGGCGGCATTGAGGTGCTGGTGCAGATTTTCATCCACGGAGCCTCTGCACCTCGCCATCCTCGCGCCCGCGGCGGTGGCGACATATCGCCTGGCGGCTTCACTGTATATTGGTGCAACCGGCCGACGGGCTTCGGACCAGGCCATCGGCAAAATGGCTCGAAGCCAACTCCCTTCATCTTGATTGCAGTCCTGGTCGACTGCATGAGGACGTTCATGGGCAAATTAGACGACCTCCTGTGCCGCGTGTTCGGTTACCGCTGTCCGCTGACGGTCGAACTCAACGGAGACAGCCTGCTGCACGGCTATGGTGTCCCGGTCACCCCTGTGCAGCGCATCCAGGCAGCCCGGCCGCGGTGGAAGCTGGATGACCGCACGGCCAATGGGTTGCGCATGGAGACCGCCATCCAGACGTTTCCTTCCGAGCCGCACACGGCCAGGATCATCGTGATCGCGCTGGGCGCCAACGATGCTTTCGGCATGGTGCCTGCCGATACCTATCGGGCGAATCTCGAAGAGGCGGTGAGCGTGATACGCGCGGCCCGCGCGCGGCCGGTTTTCACGGGGCTGGCGCGCATGCCCGCCGACCGTTTTCCGGCGGAATGGATCGCCAACTGGGAAGCGCTCAACGCCGTGATGCACGATATCGCGCAGCGTGACGGCATCGAGCATGCAGGCTGGGATGCCGACTACCGGGGGGAACAGGATCTCCAGCCCGATTTCGTCCATCGCTCGCAGGAGGCCAGCGACCGTTTCGCTGAATTGCTGATCGCCGCCATCGAGCGCGCGGCGTAGTCAGCCCGCTTCCGCCCGTGCCGAGGTGGGCA
Proteins encoded in this window:
- a CDS encoding SDR family oxidoreductase translates to MERFNGKRILITGGTSGIGLAGARRIVAEGGKVLVTGMTESRLESARAVLGPGALVFRNDAAEPTAKAIADTVSSAGPLDGLWLNAAYASLSAPEEIDAAEFDRMMATNVRGPMLQLAALSPYLSPGASVVVTSSSSTYEGAAATGLYAATKGAVIAMARSWASALAPRGIRVNTLVPGPVDTNFRSFLPDEARDGFEKFVIDQVPLGRAGTPDEAAAVALFLLSSEASFVTGSQYAVDGGLVMH
- the gph gene encoding phosphoglycolate phosphatase (PGP is an essential enzyme in the glycolate salvage pathway in higher organisms (photorespiration in plants). Phosphoglycolate results from the oxidase activity of RubisCO in the Calvin cycle when concentrations of carbon dioxide are low relative to oxygen. This enzyme is a member of the Haloacid Dehalogenase (HAD) superfamily of aspartate-nucleophile hydrolase enzymes (PF00702).); this translates as MADMPPFPSRVSAVLFDLDGTLVDSAPDLAAAADKIRTDRGLPSLPLADYRPMAGAGARGMLAVALGMAPDHPDFTALREEFFANYEACIHDRTTVFDGVEALVERLARARVPWGVVTNKAARFSVPLTEAIPMFRTSGALVSGDTTPHAKPHPAPLLEAAARLGVAPGECIYVGDDERDILAGNAAGMGTVAALYGYLGNHKEPALWGAHCSIKFPLDLLQWLPAA
- a CDS encoding SGNH/GDSL hydrolase family protein: MAAPQIQNLGGIEVLVQIFIHGASAPRHPRARGGGDISPGGFTVYWCNRPTGFGPGHRQNGSKPTPFILIAVLVDCMRTFMGKLDDLLCRVFGYRCPLTVELNGDSLLHGYGVPVTPVQRIQAARPRWKLDDRTANGLRMETAIQTFPSEPHTARIIVIALGANDAFGMVPADTYRANLEEAVSVIRAARARPVFTGLARMPADRFPAEWIANWEALNAVMHDIAQRDGIEHAGWDADYRGEQDLQPDFVHRSQEASDRFAELLIAAIERAA
- the ubiG gene encoding bifunctional 2-polyprenyl-6-hydroxyphenol methylase/3-demethylubiquinol 3-O-methyltransferase UbiG, producing MSSSTANVDPAELAKFSELAHRWWDLESEFRPLHEINPLRLGWIDGLAPLQGQRVLDVGCGGGILADAMARRGATVTGIDLATRSLKVAQLHALEAGTPNIQYREVSVEALAEESPASFDTVTCMEMLEHVPDPASVVQACARLVKPGGWVFFSTINRNAKAFLLAIVGAEYVLGMLPRGTHEYAKLIKPSELATACRAARLDVLQTRGMEYNPLTRRYALSGDTSVNYLMACRRAEA